The proteins below are encoded in one region of Fibrella aestuarina BUZ 2:
- a CDS encoding sialate O-acetylesterase encodes MMKTIGFVWFFFLLSVGAQAQLRLPSLISDGMVLQRDKPLTIWGWAKAGEKISVRFNRKSYKATTDAGGTWRVTLPAMPAGGPFTMDVIGNTQLTVKDILLGDVWFCSGQSNMVHQLNIHDVTYASEIAQANYPQIRQFWVPTLTNLQGPQTDVPNGQWKKAVGDDVRPFSAVAYFMAKKLHQYYKVPIGIINASVGGTPIEAWISEAGFSELPTQKATIEKNKDTTYINSLTRRAPATRPAPPVDLGMNGPAKWYETSYTQKGWRPINMPGYWEDQGIKDLNGVVWYRREIDLPASMTGKAAKVFLGRIVDADELYINGKPVGRTTYMYPQRRYNVPADLLKAGKNTFVVRVTNTAGKGGFVPDKPYCIFAGADTVDLKGTWQYKVGTAYRPFAGGGFGGGINAQNQPTALYNAMVAPEIQYAIKGFCWYQGESNAGRPQEYQTLQTALINDWRNRWNQGPLPFLYVQLPGFMDYNYQPSESGWALLREAQLNALSTPNTAMAVAIDLGEWNDIHPDNKKSVGERLALAAQKLAYNENLVYSGPLYQSATVEGNKVVVSFTNVGGGLMANDGEELGDFAIAGADKKFVWAKASIVGNTVVVSSDEVPSPQYVRYAWADNPVHANLYNKEGLPASPFRTDK; translated from the coding sequence ATGATGAAAACGATCGGATTCGTTTGGTTCTTTTTTCTGCTCAGTGTCGGTGCGCAGGCGCAGCTTCGGTTACCCAGCCTGATCAGCGATGGCATGGTCCTGCAACGCGACAAGCCCCTGACCATCTGGGGATGGGCCAAAGCCGGGGAGAAAATCAGCGTGCGCTTCAACCGGAAAAGCTACAAAGCCACCACGGATGCGGGCGGCACATGGCGGGTGACCCTGCCAGCGATGCCAGCGGGTGGGCCGTTCACGATGGATGTTATCGGCAATACGCAACTAACGGTCAAGGATATCCTACTGGGTGATGTGTGGTTTTGCAGTGGGCAAAGCAACATGGTGCACCAGCTTAATATCCACGACGTAACCTACGCCAGCGAAATCGCACAGGCCAACTACCCGCAGATACGGCAGTTCTGGGTGCCTACGCTCACCAACCTGCAAGGCCCCCAAACCGACGTACCCAACGGACAATGGAAAAAAGCCGTGGGCGACGACGTACGGCCCTTTTCGGCTGTGGCGTATTTCATGGCCAAAAAGCTGCACCAGTACTACAAAGTCCCCATCGGCATCATCAACGCCAGCGTGGGCGGCACCCCCATCGAAGCTTGGATCAGCGAAGCCGGCTTCAGCGAACTGCCGACGCAGAAAGCAACCATCGAAAAAAATAAGGACACCACATACATCAACAGCCTGACCCGCCGCGCCCCCGCCACCCGGCCCGCGCCACCCGTCGATCTGGGTATGAACGGGCCCGCCAAATGGTATGAAACCAGCTACACCCAGAAAGGCTGGCGCCCGATCAACATGCCGGGCTATTGGGAAGATCAGGGTATCAAAGACCTCAATGGCGTAGTCTGGTACCGGCGCGAGATCGACTTACCGGCCAGTATGACGGGCAAAGCCGCCAAAGTCTTTCTGGGCCGGATCGTCGATGCCGATGAACTCTACATCAACGGCAAGCCGGTGGGCCGAACCACCTACATGTACCCCCAGCGCCGCTACAACGTACCTGCCGACTTGCTGAAAGCGGGCAAGAACACGTTCGTCGTGCGGGTGACCAACACAGCGGGAAAAGGCGGTTTCGTGCCCGATAAACCCTACTGCATCTTCGCCGGTGCCGATACCGTTGACCTCAAAGGCACCTGGCAGTATAAAGTAGGCACCGCCTATCGGCCCTTCGCGGGTGGTGGTTTTGGCGGGGGCATTAACGCCCAAAACCAGCCAACGGCGCTCTACAACGCCATGGTCGCCCCCGAAATCCAGTATGCCATCAAAGGGTTCTGCTGGTATCAGGGCGAAAGCAACGCGGGGCGGCCACAGGAGTATCAAACGCTGCAAACCGCGCTGATCAACGACTGGCGCAACCGCTGGAACCAGGGACCATTGCCGTTTCTATACGTGCAACTGCCGGGCTTCATGGACTACAACTATCAGCCTTCCGAAAGTGGCTGGGCGCTGTTGCGGGAAGCCCAGCTCAACGCCTTATCCACGCCTAACACGGCCATGGCCGTCGCCATTGACCTGGGCGAATGGAACGACATCCACCCCGACAATAAAAAAAGCGTGGGCGAACGGCTGGCGCTGGCGGCTCAGAAACTGGCCTACAACGAGAATCTGGTGTATTCGGGGCCGTTGTACCAGTCAGCGACGGTCGAGGGCAACAAAGTCGTGGTCAGCTTTACGAACGTTGGGGGCGGGTTAATGGCCAACGACGGCGAGGAACTGGGCGATTTCGCCATTGCAGGCGCCGACAAGAAATTCGTCTGGGCCAAAGCAAGCATCGTCGGCAACACCGTCGTGGTGAGCAGCGATGAAGTGCCGTCGCCGCAATACGTGCGCTATGCCTGGGCCGACAACCCCGTTCATGCCAACCTGTACAACAAAGAAGGCCTGCCCGCCTCGCCCTTCCGAACGGATAAATAA
- a CDS encoding RNA polymerase sigma factor, with product MDIPADDITYLERLRQGHEPTFRWLVETYQQRVFRTALAIVDSAEDAEDVAQEVFEEVFKTVGAFRGDASLATWLYRITTSRALKKERDRKRKKRFAFLTTLFDDTDTLRHDPPDHQTPQTTLERDERTQLIHRAVATLPETQRIAFTLHYQEELSYAEVASILETSVAAVESLLFRARQSLRKKVSPVHL from the coding sequence ATGGACATACCCGCTGATGACATAACGTACCTGGAACGCCTCCGGCAAGGCCACGAACCCACGTTTCGCTGGCTGGTCGAGACGTATCAGCAGCGCGTGTTCCGAACCGCCTTGGCTATTGTCGACTCGGCCGAAGACGCCGAAGATGTGGCACAGGAGGTGTTTGAGGAGGTATTCAAAACCGTCGGGGCCTTTCGCGGCGACGCCAGTCTGGCCACGTGGCTATACCGGATTACGACGTCGCGGGCGCTGAAAAAAGAACGCGACCGAAAACGTAAAAAACGCTTCGCTTTTCTGACGACCCTCTTCGATGACACCGACACGCTCCGCCATGACCCACCCGATCATCAGACGCCTCAGACCACGCTGGAACGCGATGAACGTACCCAGCTTATCCACCGGGCCGTAGCGACGCTGCCCGAAACCCAGCGGATCGCTTTTACGCTGCATTATCAGGAAGAACTTTCGTACGCCGAGGTAGCCTCCATTCTGGAAACCTCAGTAGCAGCAGTCGAATCGCTGCTGTTTCGCGCTCGCCAATCGTTACGCAAAAAAGTAAGCCCAGTACACCTATGA
- a CDS encoding Spy/CpxP family protein refolding chaperone → MNNPRRLRLLIGLVIALAALNIGLLSWLWLKPGRAAFGRNRLTNPTFLADTLKFDAGQRQQLDSLQKRYFGEIRPRFRQLRNDRKAYFRLVDATFSAEQRRTQRLAFYQKSAELDSITLAHFDNVAALCTPPQRQLLGKLLTDMPRRTFRRASR, encoded by the coding sequence ATGAATAACCCCCGCCGTCTCCGTCTGCTCATTGGGCTGGTCATTGCGTTGGCCGCCCTCAACATCGGCCTCTTAAGCTGGCTGTGGCTCAAACCGGGTCGGGCTGCGTTTGGGCGAAACCGGCTCACTAACCCCACGTTTCTGGCCGATACGCTGAAATTCGATGCCGGTCAGCGGCAGCAACTGGATAGCCTGCAAAAACGCTACTTCGGCGAAATCCGCCCCCGGTTCCGGCAGCTACGCAACGACCGTAAGGCCTACTTCCGGCTGGTCGACGCCACGTTCAGCGCCGAACAACGACGTACCCAGCGGCTGGCGTTCTACCAGAAATCGGCCGAGTTGGACTCCATTACATTGGCCCATTTCGACAACGTGGCGGCCCTTTGCACCCCACCGCAGCGCCAGTTGCTGGGTAAACTCCTCAC
- a CDS encoding endo-1,4-beta-xylanase: MILKRNYVAVSTAMFMMGTVAGFSQSIPSLKDAYKKDFGIGTCLNNAQIEERDPATTAFIASQFNMATPENIMKSALLHPKWDTYDFTMGDKLIEFGKKHNIKINGHTLIWHSQLPSFIRGIKSADSIRTFFTDHIKTVAGHYSGKVYSWDVVNEALNEDGTMRKSVFLQYLGDDFVTEAFRLAQQASPKTELYYNDYNNEQPKKRAGCIELVKKIKAAGVRIDGVGIQGHWHVGKVPFKDIEESILQYAALGVKVMFTELDIEVLPRNFQGADVGQRMTANAQSNPYPDALPDSVQQQLASDYENLFKLFLKHKDKVTRVTFWGVNDGDSWLNGWPIRGRTNYPLLFDRKNQPKPAFDKVIALKK; the protein is encoded by the coding sequence ATGATTTTAAAAAGAAACTACGTGGCTGTAAGTACGGCCATGTTCATGATGGGGACGGTGGCTGGATTTTCTCAATCCATTCCATCCTTAAAAGACGCGTACAAAAAGGATTTCGGCATCGGCACCTGCCTCAACAACGCGCAGATCGAGGAACGCGACCCGGCCACGACGGCCTTCATTGCAAGCCAGTTCAACATGGCCACGCCCGAAAACATCATGAAATCGGCGCTGCTGCATCCGAAGTGGGACACCTACGATTTTACGATGGGCGACAAACTGATTGAATTCGGCAAGAAGCACAACATCAAGATCAACGGCCATACCTTGATCTGGCATAGTCAACTGCCGTCGTTCATTCGGGGTATTAAAAGTGCCGATTCGATCCGGACGTTCTTTACCGATCACATCAAAACGGTGGCGGGTCATTACAGCGGTAAGGTTTACTCGTGGGATGTGGTCAATGAAGCGCTGAACGAAGACGGGACCATGCGGAAGTCCGTGTTCCTGCAATACCTGGGCGATGATTTCGTGACGGAAGCGTTCCGGCTGGCGCAGCAGGCTTCGCCTAAAACGGAACTGTACTACAACGACTACAACAACGAACAACCCAAAAAGCGGGCGGGCTGTATTGAGCTTGTGAAAAAGATCAAAGCCGCTGGCGTTCGTATCGACGGTGTGGGTATTCAGGGGCACTGGCACGTGGGCAAAGTACCGTTCAAAGACATCGAAGAAAGCATCCTGCAATACGCCGCGTTAGGCGTGAAAGTGATGTTTACCGAGCTGGACATTGAGGTGTTGCCCCGCAATTTTCAGGGTGCCGACGTAGGGCAGCGCATGACGGCCAACGCCCAGTCGAACCCCTACCCCGATGCCTTGCCCGACAGTGTGCAACAACAACTGGCTTCTGATTACGAGAATCTGTTCAAGCTGTTCCTCAAGCACAAAGACAAGGTCACCCGCGTCACGTTCTGGGGCGTCAACGATGGCGATAGCTGGCTGAATGGCTGGCCCATCCGGGGCCGGACCAACTACCCGCTCCTCTTCGACCGAAAAAACCAGCCAAAACCCGCTTTCGACAAAGTAATTGCGCTAAAGAAATAG